Proteins co-encoded in one Malus sylvestris chromosome 9, drMalSylv7.2, whole genome shotgun sequence genomic window:
- the LOC126582292 gene encoding uncharacterized protein LOC126582292 yields the protein MHPPLTLHKHPMCAQIIEEFQKCHVDHPIAKFFGECTDLKIQLDRCFRQEKAVKRKANFEESKKLKERLQTLRKETAEITTESSVQA from the exons ATGCATCCTCCATTGACGCTACACAAGCACCCCATGTGTGCACAA ATCATCGAGGAGTTTCAGAAGTGTCATGTGGATCATCCTATTGCAAAATTCTTTGGTGAATGTACAGACCTCAAAATACAGCTCGACCGTTGTTTCCGACAGGAA AAAGCTGTGAAGAGGAAGGCAAACTTTGAAGAGAGTAAAAAACTCAAGGAAAGGCTACAAACTTTGAGGAAGGAAACTGCTGAGATAACCACTGAGAGTTCTGTACAAGCTTAA